Part of the Candidatus Aegiribacteria sp. genome is shown below.
TCCCGTATCTGTTACAGAAATGGTGATGCTATCATCTGAAGCTTTTACAATAATCTCAAGTGTTGTCTCTGAATCCGCCTCTAATGCGTTTCTCACAAGATTCCTTACGCATATGGCGAGGAGTTTCCTGTCAGCATTAAGCGAGAATTCCTTATCTGTCATTGAAATCGAATACTTGATCTTATATTCTTCACACGAACGAGTACAGATTGAAAGTACGTCATCTCTTCGCAGTTGTGAGGTTACCGGCTCGGGTGATTTTGCGAAGGAACCAAATGAATCAATCAACTCCTGCGCCGAATTCATCTCTCTTCTAACTTCACTGAGTATCTTTAGTGTTCTCTCATCGGAATGACCTCTTGTGAGAAGATCAAAGTATCCTGAAAGAGCACAGAGTGTATTACCCATCTCATGTGAAATCCCAGCGGACGCAGCACCAATATCCGCCATTGCCGCCTGATCAGCGATATTTCGTTCGAGTTCGCTTATTCTTGTGACATCGGTTACAAGAATTGTTATCTCATCTGCTTGTGATCTGGATATCGAAACACCATACATTTTTGCGGGATGCATAAAGGATTCCTGAATCTGAAATTCCGCAGTTCTTTCCCCTGATTCACCAAGTTCATCCAGCACTGTCTTCAAAGCTCGTCCTGCGACCGTTCGATTCCAGGGAAATTCAGAATGGAGGTTATTATCGTTCAAGTTAAAGAGATCGCCTGACTGCCTGTTGAAAAGTGAAAGCTCTCCTATTCCGTCAAGGGCAAGAACAGCTGAACCAAGGACAGAAAGAATCGCGGTCGAACGCTTCTCAATGATATCAGCCCTCTCCTCAGCCACTCTTCTGAGTTCATTCAGCTGCTTGTCTTTATTATGCAGCAGTTCCATAAGACGATGAAATGAAGCTCCGGCTGCTTCAGCACTGCTTCCGCCGCCAGAACTGAATTTGTCAGCTTCCACCAGTATTTCGCGTAGAGGTGTGATAACAGCTTTAGTTAGATAACGAGGCGTAATAACAGCCAGTACTGAAAGAGCCAGAGTAAGCACTGCGAAGCCAATTAGAAGAGTCCTATATATAAAGGCATACCGGGATTGTGGCGGTTTAACTCCCATGAATAATCCACTGTCCTGCATTTCCGAAAAATACCACTCATCCGTTTCAACCGGTTTCGGAATCTCATCACCTGACAGCCCTGCGCCAGTTATCAGATTCCCGGAAATATCAACAACCGCAAAAGCTTCCAGTCTTCCACTCCATATAAGCGGAGAAACGGTTTCTTCAAAAGTATCGATGTTATTGATGGATTCAAATGAATTCGCCAGAACAAACGCTGTTACAGTCGCCATATGATCTGTTTCAGCGGACATATCAATCTGTACAAGAAAGACGATGATAAACGACACGGCAGCAGCAGCAGCAGCTGCACCGATAGCAAGCCCTGTCAGAAGTTCAACTCCCACAACAAATTTCCTGGCCAACAAAACTCCTTCAGTATATCTGTATCCTCATCAGGAATACTCTGTAGAACTATATCTCTAACCGCAAGTATCAGAGTTCATTATTTGAACTCAACCCTGTCAAGATAGATACCGTGCATATCACCATATTCATGTACGACATTCAGAGGAGATATTCGCACAACCTCTGCATTATCATCCACTGGAATGATGAATTCCTTTTGTATTTCTTCAAGGTTCTCAGGTCTTCGATCGAGTTGATCATCCCTGAAAATAACCAACCATTCCGGTTTTTCAAGCACTTCGGATGAAATGTATATCGAATCATGGAAATCACCACACGAAAGCTCTATTCCGGGAATCGGTCCTGATTGAAGTGACCTGAACGATATTTCCAGTCTTACACTGTCGCCGCAGTCAGATGGCAGCGGAAGAAAAACCGCATCTTCAGAAGATGACATATAAAGCATCTTTTCTCTTGAGAAGATCCAGAATATTCTGGATTCAGAATAATTCGTCTCAGGATATATTGAACAGTAACTTCTATATTCGGATGGAATATCCTCAGCCTCCCAGGCAGTTCTCTTCTGACCGGCAATACACCCCAGAATAAAAACGATTGCAATCATCACATGACCTGTGAACCTGTTTCTTTTTGCAATCATCCATATAAGCATACCTGCTATAACAAGCCAGCTTAGTAATACAGGCATATTGAGTCTTACAAGACTGGGAATCCATTCGGTGATACTGCTGTACTGTCCGCAGATCAGATTGAAAAGAGTATCTGTACCATCAGCATGATTAAATCTGAGTACTGGATATGCAAAGTATATCGCTGATATTCCAAGGGATACCCACACAAGGAGTCTTACACTCCTGTCCTTCAGCATACAGCCCAGAGAAGCCAGGAATACCGGCATTATCGGGAGCAGCATCCTCCCGGAGGGAGCAGGCATGCCTGCCCATGAGTGAATTAACCAGATCATGAGGAAAAGGAAGTAGATGACTGCAGGAAGACCAAGCCACAGAAACAGGTCAGGATGTTTCTTTCTCAGAAGCGGGAGTCCGGCAAGTCCTGCAAGAATCCAGGGTGCTTTCCAGATTAATCCCGATTCAGAGTCCACAAGAGATGATCCTGCTGCCAGAAGAACTTCCGGGAACCTGAATACTGGATTAATGATAACGGTTTTCAGGAATGAAATATTTCCGTATCTCACCCAGAATATGCGACCATCCAGTATAATCAGATCTGCAAGTAGACCAAAAATAACAATACCCGCCAGCGCTACGGGAAACAATATCTTCCTTTTCCCTTCACTACTGATAATCAGAGCAATAAGCAGGCCTGCTGATATACCGGCAAACCTGATCTTTATTAAAACAAGAATAAAGGCAACACATAAAACCCAGAATGTGCGTCGTGGGGAATCTGACATACGAACACCGAGCAGGAAGAAAAGCAAAGCAGCCCATCCGGGAAACACCAGCCCCAGAGTTGCACTTCCTGGAATCAGAAGAAAACCAAGTATGGAAACGTATTTCCAGTTATTCAATCCGCTCTTCCTGTAGATCCCGGATAGAATCATAACCGCAATAAGCGCAAAGAGCAGGTTCATACCCCTGACTCCCGCTATAGAAAAGGGATATCCCGGAATCATCATCAGCGGATAGAACATCTGATGATGCGGGATGTTCTCGGATGGATCTCCCTGTTGATGACGCATATTCCCGAAATACCCGGCTCCCGGTGAGACGAAATCCTCTGTTATTGTTACATAATGTGGTTCATCACCTCCGAAAGGCACCAGGACTATGAGTGGAATCAAAGGAACCATTGCGCGAAGAATACCTGCCTTTTTCCTGGATACTGCAATCAATCCTGGAAACACACCCATTACTCCGAATGAAACAGCCAGAACTTCGACTGTGGTGCTTACAGCCCACAGCAGAGAAAGCACCAGGAATATGGTGAGAAGCAGAGAGGATAATCTGGAGGCTCTCCCCTTTCCAAAAATCAAACCGGTGATAAGCCATGAGAGAGGAATCAGCCTCCCAAGAGAACCAGGTGACGGCATACCAAGAAGACGCCAGACCGCAAATATTGATATTGCTGCCGCAATATGTAACATCGCTCCGGATCTCTCATCAAGAAGTGATTTTATTGTGATTGTGACACCGTCCAAGCTTCCTGAATCCATATTACCGGATGGTTGAATGGCTGCCATTTTCGAGTAAGCGTGATTACTGCGGGAAAAGCAGCCTCCCTGATTCTGAATACGTTATTTCCAGGCATTATCTGATGGGTTTGCTCCCCGATTTCGATTACTCCCAGCGCTGAAGAATCTCTCACCCCTCCAGCAGAAATTTCAATAAACATATCAGTATTATCCATGTTTTCTGCTTCGAGCAGCACAACTGGATGATTCAAATTCGCTGAAAGGGGATTCAGCCAGATGACGGTATCTTTAGAAAGAATCTCATCATTTACCAGTATTCTGTAAGTTGAAGCGCCGGGAAGACCGCAAATAAGAAGACCTGCGATAATTCCTCCTGCAATAGCAAGAAATCTCAACTTTTCATATCTGAAAAGTATAGCGGGAAAGCTTACAACGAAAAGGGGAAGTAATCCTGTTATAGAGCCTTCAATCAGAATAACAGAAAAAGAGGCAAAATACGCAACTCTTGGAATCAGTGAGTCTGAACCGGCAATTCCAAATAAAGAGCCTGTCAGGATCAATGCTGTTCCGGCGTTCGAATCCCCGATTATCATCGAGATTCCAGCTGCGATAAGTGAAATGAAGGTTACCCTGTTATGCTTATTAATCAGAGAGATGGCGATAAAAAGCAGAGCCCATGATATCGTGAATCCTGAAATCCCTCTTAGAAGAAACAGGAAGGCTGATGCAAGCCCCATTAGCAGCAATCTGTCAGGACGTATAATTGACATTATCTATTTCTATCCTCTGTTTCCTTCTGTCGGGAACAAGATACAGGTGAGTTATTCCTTCATCAATAACCGCTGTGAAACCAGTTCTTTCAGCAATACGCAGAAATTTGCGAGTAATGACACCATTTTGGGACCAGAGCGCAAGCGAACCTGAAATATTAGAGGAGGAAGCCATGAATATGAGAGAACCAGCTCCTGCAGGTACCTGCATGCATCCGAAACCGTTGTCAATTCGCCCGTCAAGCCACCCCGGACCGGAGATCACATCGTTCCCCATATAGCTGCGGTCATTATCAGCAGTGCGTTTAAACGGCATACGCAAAGGTCTCGGGGCGATTATGTCCTGTAGAACAGAATCAGGCAGTTCTATGTGTCTTACTGCAAGCTTCTCGGCCTTATGTACTGCAGGAATTCGCCAGAACCAGTGCTTCCGGTTAAGCATAAGGGATATTCTTGTTTTCCATTCCATATTCTTCCAGTGTTGAGGAAGATGACACTTTTCACCACCCAGATACTTCCTTGCGAGATATGCTGAAGATTCAAGTTCCCATTTTTCGGCAATTCCTCTGCTGCTGGAACCTCCCATAATGTGTTCAGCTTCAACAGACTGCGCAAGAAGAAATTTATAGCCTCTTTCTCTGAGTCTCAAACACAGATCGGTGTCTTCAAAATACATAAATATTCGTTCATCAAAACCGCCTGCTTCCTGAAGAGCTTCTTTTCTGAAAAGAGATACAGCAGCAGTTACAGCTGGAACTTCAATAATTTCACAGCGAGGAGATGGCTGAAAATGCATGAAATCATAATCATACCCTCTGGCGAATTCAGTCATGGAAGTTCCCGCGCTGAGCGTAACCAGAGGCCAGCCCCACAGCCTTATAAGCGGCTGTACGGCTGCTGCAGACTTATTCCTTTCAAGTATTTCAAGAAGAGCTTCAAGGGAGGAAACAGATATCCTGGCATCTGTATTAAGGAATAGAACAAAGGGAGTTTCACATATTTCAAGTGCTCTGTTGTTGCCGTACCCGAACCCCCCATTTTCCCGATTTTTCAGAACTGTAACCCATGGGAGTGTTTCTTTCAGAACTTCACAAGTTTTGTCCGTTGATGAGTTATCTGAAACCACAACATCACATATCGGTTTAAGTTCATTCAGTGTCTCGGCGAGTTTCGGCAGCAGTGCTGAGGAATTCCATGTAACGATAACAACCGTGATATTCTTATTCAATTTATTGACTTCTCGGTACTGCATTCGGCCATTCTTCTATAAAATCGGTCTGTAACAGCATCCCATGTCCGAGTGGAAAATACCATCTTCCTTCCCCGATCACCCATTGAATCCCGCAAATGAGGATTCTTCAGAAGAAGATCAATCCGATTGGTCAGTGTCGCCACATCTCCCCATGAAACAAGGAAACCGTTCTGCCCATCCTCGATCATGTCCGGCATTCCGCCTGTCCAGCACCCGATAACCGGTTTTCCTGATGCCCATGCCTCCAATATTACAATTCCAAAACAGTCCAACCGCGATGGCAGAAGGACAATATCAGCCGCGGCTATCAGATCAATCCTTTTTTCCTTTTCTATATAACCCGTAATTACCAGATTTTCTCCGAATTCATCCATGAAATCGCTTCCAGAAGAAAGATAATCCTCGGTATCCTCAAGAATCGGACCAGCGAGAACAAGTGTGAATTTCATTCCTGTCTTCAATAGATTCCTGCATGCTTCAATGAT
Proteins encoded:
- a CDS encoding HAMP domain-containing histidine kinase, whose translation is MARKFVVGVELLTGLAIGAAAAAAAVSFIIVFLVQIDMSAETDHMATVTAFVLANSFESINNIDTFEETVSPLIWSGRLEAFAVVDISGNLITGAGLSGDEIPKPVETDEWYFSEMQDSGLFMGVKPPQSRYAFIYRTLLIGFAVLTLALSVLAVITPRYLTKAVITPLREILVEADKFSSGGGSSAEAAGASFHRLMELLHNKDKQLNELRRVAEERADIIEKRSTAILSVLGSAVLALDGIGELSLFNRQSGDLFNLNDNNLHSEFPWNRTVAGRALKTVLDELGESGERTAEFQIQESFMHPAKMYGVSISRSQADEITILVTDVTRISELERNIADQAAMADIGAASAGISHEMGNTLCALSGYFDLLTRGHSDERTLKILSEVRREMNSAQELIDSFGSFAKSPEPVTSQLRRDDVLSICTRSCEEYKIKYSISMTDKEFSLNADRKLLAICVRNLVRNALEADSETTLEIIVKASDDSITISVTDTGPGLTLEPEEIFRPFRTTKNRSGGNMGLGLSISRRIIRSMGGELSGANMENRGTVFMILLPVSRRKDNDAY
- a CDS encoding glycosyltransferase family 2 protein; amino-acid sequence: MNKNITVVIVTWNSSALLPKLAETLNELKPICDVVVSDNSSTDKTCEVLKETLPWVTVLKNRENGGFGYGNNRALEICETPFVLFLNTDARISVSSLEALLEILERNKSAAAVQPLIRLWGWPLVTLSAGTSMTEFARGYDYDFMHFQPSPRCEIIEVPAVTAAVSLFRKEALQEAGGFDERIFMYFEDTDLCLRLRERGYKFLLAQSVEAEHIMGGSSSRGIAEKWELESSAYLARKYLGGEKCHLPQHWKNMEWKTRISLMLNRKHWFWRIPAVHKAEKLAVRHIELPDSVLQDIIAPRPLRMPFKRTADNDRSYMGNDVISGPGWLDGRIDNGFGCMQVPAGAGSLIFMASSSNISGSLALWSQNGVITRKFLRIAERTGFTAVIDEGITHLYLVPDRRKQRIEIDNVNYTS